The DNA sequence CCGGCACCGCCAAGGCCAaggtggggacacctggggacacttggggacacttgggaACATCTGGGAACATCTGGGAACatctggggacactttggggacagtttggggacactttgggaacactttggggacatttggggacactttggggacactttggggacacttggggacatctggggacactttggggacactttggggacacttggggacatctggggacactttggggacaccttggggatACTCggggacatctggggacactttggggacactttggggacatttggggacacttGGGAACATCTGGGAacactttggggacacttgggggcatctggggacactttgggaacactttggggacacttggggacatctggcgacacttggggacacttgaGGAtatttggggacactgggaatgggatggggaggggtttggggacatctggggacacttggggacatctggggacactttggggacatttgggaacatctggggacactttggggacatctggggacactttgggggcagtttggggacacttgggaacactttggggacactttggggacatctggggaaacttggggacacttggggacactttggggacatttgggaacactttggggacacttggggacatctggggaaacttggggacacttggggacactttggggacatttgggaacactttggggacacttggggacatctggggaaacttggggacactttggggacatttgggaacactttggggacacttggggacatctggggaaacttggggacactttggggacatttgggaacactttggggacacttggggacatctggggaaacttggggacactttggggacatttgggaacactttggggacacttgggggcATCTGGcgacactttggggacacttggggacatctggggacacttggggacacttggggatatttggggacactgggaatgggatggggaggggccttggggacatttggggacattggggacaccttggggcCATTGAGAACGGGATGGGGAGGGactttggggacatttggggacacttggggacatcgAGGAATGGGAGGGGACCCTGGGAATGGGAGGggccttggggacactttggggacaccgGGGTGGGCAGGGGACAGCGCGGTGACCttggggacactctggggacacCGGGGTGGGGAGGGGACGGCGCGGTGACCTgggggacactttggggacaccgGGGTGGGGAGGGGACGGCGCGGTGACCttggggacactctggggacacCGGGGTGGGCAGAGGACGGCGCGGTGACCTGGGGGACGCTCCGGTGACGCCGCGgtgtcccctcggtgtccccagATCGTGGTGACCGTGTGGCAGCGGGACACGGAGCCGCCGGAGCTgcgggaggggacagggccagggccaggccAGGTGACaatgacagggacagggacagggacaggggggtacctgaggctgctccagggccgCGCCCCCGGCCAGGTGTTCCGGCAGCAGCACGGCGCCTTCAAGGCACAAGGTGAggtccccaagtgtccccaaggtgtcacCTCCCCCCCCtagtgtccccaagtgtccccaagcGTCCCCTCCCCAGTGAGTGCcacccccaggtgtcccctcagtgccaccccagGTGTTCCGGCAGCAGCACGGCGCCTTCAAGGCACAAGGTGAggtccccaagtgtccccaaggtgtccccaaggtgtcacCTCCCCCCTCtagtgtccccaagtgtccccaaagtgtccccaagcGTCCCCTCCCCAGTGAGTGCcacccccaggtgtcccctcagtgccaccccagGTGTTCCGGCAGCAGCACGGCGCCTTCAAGGCACAAGGTGAggtccccaagtgtccccaaggtgtccccaagtgtcccctcccctcctctgctgtccccagatgTCCCATCCCCCGCAAGCACCAACAGGGATTGTCCCCAACCCCGACTTGGGGACACTTTTGGTGCCACCAAGGCGGGACAAGGACTCTTGGCCCAGCCTGGTGGCCCTGGCTGgctgtccccaagtgtccccaaggccacctcaagtgtccccaaggccaccctggtgtcccctggtgtcccaAACCCCTCAGGAACCCCCAAGGATTGTCCCCAACCCCGACTTGGGGACACTTTTGGTGCCACCAAGGTGGGACGAGGCCCCTTGGCCCGGCCCGGTGGCCCTCGATTgttgtccccaagtgtccccaagtgtcccctggtgtccccgCAGTGTCCACGCTGCTGACGGTGCTGCCACCCCCCCGTGTCCGCTGCCGCCAGGTGACCGTGTCCGGCAAGTACCTGACCGTGCTCAAAGGTGACAGcgggggacagctggggacatcggggggttggggacattggggggggttggggacatttggggacatcggggggttgaagggtttggggacatttgggggcGGTTGGGGACAAAGGGGGGGACAGGGttggggggggaaaagggaggagggtcacccccaatgtccccggtgtcccctggatgtccccagtgtccccaatgaTGTCCCCAATGCCCTGGATGTCCCCAACTCCCTCAATCCCCCCAAtgatgtccccactgtccccaatgtccccaatgtccccaatgtccccagtgctcAATGGCTcgtcccaggaggagctgtccctgtgggacgtgcaggtgtccccaatgtccccaatgatgtccccaatgtccccagtgctgaATGGCTcgtcccaggaggagctgtccctgtgggacgtgcaggtgtccccaatgtccccaatgatgtccccaatgtccccagtgctgaATGGCTcgtcccaggaggagctgtccctgtgggacgtgcaggtgtccccaatgtccccaatgtccccaatgatgtccccaatgtccccagtgctgaATGGCTcgtcccaggaggagctgtccctgtgggacgtgcaggtgtccccaatgtccccaatgtccccaatgtccccaatgtccccagtgctgaATGGCTcgtcccaggaggagctgtccctgtgggacgtgcaggtgtccccaatgtccccaatgatgtccccaatgtccccagtgctgaATGGCTcgtcccaggaggagctgtccctCTGGGACGTgcaggtgtccccaatgtccccaatgtccccaatgtccccaatgtccccagtgctgaATGGCTcgtcccaggaggagctgtccctgtgggacgtgcaggtgtccccaatgtccccaatgatgtccccaatgtccccagtgctgaATGGCTcgtcccaggaggagctgtccctgtgggacgtgcaggtgtccccaatgtccccaatgatgtccccaatgtccccagtgctgaATGGCTcgtcccaggaggagctgtccctCTGGGACGTgcaggtgtccccaatgtccccaatgatgtccccaatgtccccagtgctgaATGGCTcgtcccaggaggagctgtccctgtgggacgtgcaggtgtccccaatgtccccaatgatgtccccaatgtccccagtgctgaATGGCTcgtcccaggaggagctgtccctgtgggacgtgcaggtgtccccaatgtccccaatgatgtccccaatgtccccagtgctgaATGGCTcgtcccaggaggagctgtccctgtgggacgtgcaggtgtccccaatgtccccaatgatgtccccaatgtccccagtgctgaATGGCTcgtcccaggaggagctgtccctgtgggacgtgcaggtgtccccaatgtccccaatgatgtccccaatgtccccagtgctgaATGGCTcgtcccaggaggagctgtccctgtgggacgtgcaggtgtccccaatgtccccaatgatgtccccaatgtccccagtgctgaATGGCTcgtcccaggaggagctgtccctgtgggacgtgcaggtgtccccaatgtccccaatgatgtccccaatgtccccagtgctgaATGGCTcgtcccaggaggagctgtccctgtgggacGTGCAGGTGCTGCCCAATTTCAACGCCAGTTACCTGCCCGTGATGCCCGACGGCTCCGTGCTGCTCGTGGACGACGTCTGGTGAGCCcggggacaccttggggacacttggggacaccttggggacgTCTTGGGGACGGTGTGGGGGtaccttggggacacctggtacggcttggggacacctggaggCACCTTGGGGACAACGCGGGGGGACCTGGGGGcatctggggacacctggggacacttggggacacctggggacactttggggacaaTATGGGGGCACCTGGGAGCAATTGGGGAgacctggggacacttggggacaacTTGGGgggacctggggacacctggggacacttggggacaacGCGGGGGGACCTGGGGGcatctggggacacctggggacacttggggacaatgtgggagcacctggggacacttggggacacctggggacactttggggacaaTGTGGGGGCACCTGGGAGAACTTGGGGAgacctgggggcacctggggacacctgaggaCCCTGGGGATGCGACCTGTCCCGagtgtcccctgagtgtccccactgtcccccgGCAGCCACCACTCCGGGGAGGTGCCCGTGGGGGCGTTCTGCCGCGTCCCCGGGTGCCACTCggggtggccttggggacagtgTGAGACCTTGGGGACAACGCTGTGaccttggggacactgtggggaccttggggacactgtggAGACCTTGGGGACAACGCTGTGaccttggggacactgtggggaccttggggacactgtGAGGACCTTGGGGACAACGCTGTGaccttggggacactgtggggacgTTGGGGACAGTGTGAGGACCTTGAGGACAGTGTGAGGACCACGAGGACCTTGGGAATGGGAGGGAACTTTGGGGACAACGCGGGGACACCGTGCGGACCTTGGGGATGCCACCTGTCCCCTGCgtgtcccctgagtgtcccctgagtgtccccgctgtcccccggcAGCCACCACTCCGGGGAGGTGCCGGTGGGGGCGTTCTGCCGCGTCCCCGGGTGCCACTCGGGGTGGCCGTGTCCCCTGAGCgccctggaggagcagaacTTCCTGTTCCAGCTGCAGGCGCCCGAGCGGCCGCCCCGCGACGCCAAGGAGGTgaggggacacttggggacacctggggacacttggggacaacAATCGAGGGCCACCAGGCTGGGCCAAGGGGCTTTGTTCCACCGTGGTGGCACCAAAAGTGTCCCCAAGTTGAGGTTGGGGACAGTTCTTGGGGGTGTCTGGGGGGTTTGGGACACTggggtggccttggggacactgggagggccttggggacacctggggacacttggggacagtGATTGAAGGCCACCACGCTGGGCCAGGGGGACTTGTCACACCATGGTGGCACCAAAAGTGTCCCCAAGTTGAGGTTGGGGACAATCCTTGGCGGTCCCTGGGGGGGTTTGGGACACCGCagtggccttggggacactggggtggcCTTGGGAACATgtggggacacttggggacaacAATCGAGGGccaccaggctgggccagggggaCTTGTCACACCATGGTGGCACCAAAAGTGTCCCCAAGTTGAGGTTGGGGACAGTTCTTGGGGGTGTCTGGGGGGTTTGGGACACCagggtggccttggggacactgggagggccttggggacacttggggacaacAATCGAGGGCCACCAGGCTGGGCCAAGGGGCTTTGTTCCACCGTGGTGGCACCAAAAGTGTCCCCAAGTTGAGGTTGGGGACAGTTCTTGGGGGTGTCTGGGGGGTTTGGGACACCggggtggccttggggacactgggagggccttggggacacctggggacacttggggacagtGATTGAAGGccaccaggctgggccagggggaCTTGTCACACCATGGTGGCACCAAAAGTGTCCCCAAGTTGAGGTTGGGGACAATCCTTGGCGGTCCCTGGGGGGGTTTGGGACACCGCagtggccttggggacactggggtggcCTTGGGAACACgtggggacacttggggacaacAATCGAGGGCCACCAGGCTGGGCCAAGGGGCTTTGTCCCACCGTGGTGGCACCAAAAGTGTCCCCAAGTTGAGTTTGGGGACAGTTCTTGAGGGTGTCTGGGGGGTCTGGGACACCggggtggccttggggacacttggggtggccttggggacacttggggacaacAGTCAAGGGCCACCAACCCCACCCAAGTCCCCCAAGATGCCACCAACCCCCCTTGACCGTGCTGTCTCCAGGCTTGGTGACAATCCCCGTTGTCCctggtggccttggggacactggggacacggaGGCCACCGCGGGTGACACCGTGGTGACAGCGATGTCCCCAAGCAGGGCCTGGAGGTGCCGCTGGTGGCCGTGGTCCGGTGGTCGACGCCGAAGCTGCCGTTCACCAACAGCATCGTCACCCACTACCGGTGAGTGTCACCCGCTGTCACCCGCTGTCACCTCGGTGTCCCCAAGGCCTCCAGAACCTCCTGAGGTGCCACCACCTCGTTGTCACCTCGTTGTCACCTCATTGTCCTCACGTCCTCAGAAGGTTCTTTGGCTCCTTTCTGGACTTTCCCACGATGCCACCtccatgtccccagtgtccccatgaTGTCCCCAAGCCCTTCAGACCCTCCTGGTGGCCCCTCCAAGTGCCACCACCTCCTGTCCCATCACTGTCCCCTCattgtcccagtgccaccacatCCCCAGAGCTCTCTGGGTCTTCTCTGGGGTTGTCCCCAGGATGCcacctcagtgtccccagtgtccccaagcccTTCAGATCCTCCTGGTGGCCCCTCCAAGTGCCACCACCTCCTGTCCCATCACTGTCCCCTCattgtcccagtgccaccacatCCCCAGAGCTCTCTGGGGCTCCTTCAGTGCTGTCCCCAAGATGCAACCtccatgtccccagtgtccccgatgtccccaagcCCCCCAGACCCTCCTGGTGGCCCCTCCAAGTGCCACCACCTCCTGTCCCATCACTGCCACCTCattgtcccagtgccaccacatCCCCAGAGCTCTCTGGGTCTTCTCTGGGGTTGTCCCCGTGATGCCACCTCagtgtccccgatgtccccatGATGTCCCCAAGCCCTTCAGACCCTCCTGGTGGCCCCTCCAAGTGCCACCACCTCCTGTCCCATCACTGTCCCCTCattgtcccagtgccaccacatCCCCAGAGCTCTCTGGGGCTCCTTCAGTGCTGTCCCCAAGATGCCACCtccatgtccccagtgtccccatgaTGTCCCCAAGCTCTCCAGACCTTCCCGGCTTCTTCTTCGTGTGCcacctcctcctgtcccctcattgtcccagtgccaccacatTCCCAGAGCTCTCTGGGGTTGTCCCCGTGATGCCACCTcgatgtccccgatgtccccgacgtccccgatgtccccatGATGTCCCCAAGCTCTCCAGACCTTCCCGGCTTCTTCTTCATGTGCcacctcctcctgtcccctcattgtcccagtgccaccacatCCCCAGACCTCTCTGGGGCTCCTTCAGTGCTGTCCCCAAGATGCCACCTCAGCGTCGCCGATGTCCCCATGATGTCCCCAAGCTCTCCAGACCTTCCCAGCTTCTTCTACGTGTGTCAccacctcctgtcccctcattgtcccagtgccaccacatCCCCAGAGCTCTCTGGGTCTTCTCTGGGGTTGTCCCCGTGATGCCACCTCGACGTCCCCGACGTCCCCGACGTCCCCGATGTCCCCTCAGGCTGCCGAGCATCCGGCTGGAGCGGCCGCGCTTCGTGATGACGGCCACCTGCGAGTCCCCGGTGGTGGCCCTGCAGCGCTTCACTGTCACCTACACCCTGCTCAACGACCTGCAGGACTTCCTGGCCGTCAGGCTGGTCTGGACACCCGAGGCCACCGCcggtggggacactggggacacctggggacatcggggacatcgaggggattggggacatcggggacattggggacatttggggacatcggagggattggggacattggggaccTGCAGGACTTCCTGGCCGTCAGGCTGGTCTGGACACCCGAGGCCACCGCcggtggggacactggggacacctggggacatctggggacacttggggacatcgaggggattggggacatcggggacattggggacatttggggacatcggagggactggggacattggggacgtGCAGGACTTCCTGGCCGTCAGGCTGGTCTGGACACCCGAGGCCACGGCtggtggggacactggggacgCTTGGGGAAActtggggacatctggggacacttggggacatcgAGGGGATTGGGGatgttggggacattggggggtttggggacattggggacattggggaccTGCAGGACTTCCTGGCCGTCACACTGGTCTGGACACCTGAGGCCACCGCcggtggggacactggggacgcttggggacacttggggacatcggggacacttggggacatcgAGGGGATTGGGGatgttggggacattggggggtttggggacattggggacattggggaccTGCAGGACTTCCTGGCCGTCACACTGGTCTGGACACCTGAGGCCACCGCcggtggggacactggggacacttggagacacttggggacatcggggacatcggggggattggggacattggggacactggggacattggggaccTGCAGGACTTCCTGGCCATCAGGCTGGTCTGGACACCCGAGGCCACCACCGgtggggacacttggggacctcagggacatttggggacattggggacaccgggaacactggggacattgggggattggggacattggcGGGGGacccaaaaaccccataaaactcccaaaaaaacgctccaaaaaaaaaaaaaaaacctcgAAATACCCCAAAAAAGGCtctaaaaaatccccaaaaatttcaaaaaacccccaaaatccccccaaaaatccccaaaaaaaaccccaaaagccccTGGAACGTTCTGGACCCGCAGGGAAGTCGCGGGGCTCGCTGGACTCCGTGGTGTGCCACACGCCGCTGACCAACCTGGGCTACTCCCGCAAGGGCAGCGC is a window from the Motacilla alba alba isolate MOTALB_02 unplaced genomic scaffold, Motacilla_alba_V1.0_pri HiC_scaffold_28, whole genome shotgun sequence genome containing:
- the TRAPPC14 gene encoding microtubule-associated protein 11, which translates into the protein PISQLPVDDPIVSRDEVIFPLTVALDRLPPGTAKAKIVVTVWQRDTEPPELREGTGPGPGQVTMTGTGTGTGGYLRLLQGRAPGQVFRQQHGAFKAQVSTLLTVLPPPRVRCRQVTVSGKYLTVLKVLNGSSQEELSLWDVQVLPNFNASYLPVMPDGSVLLVDDVCHHSGEVPVGAFCRVPGCHSGWPCPLSALEEQNFLFQLQAPERPPRDAKEGLEVPLVAVVRWSTPKLPFTNSIVTHYRLPSIRLERPRFVMTATCESPVVALQRFTVTYTLLNDLQDFLAVRLVWTPEATAGKSRGSLDSVVCHTPLTNLGYSRKGSARTFRVAFQALRAGLFELSQHMKLKLQFTASVSSAPPEARPVSRKSSPSSPAVRELVAGLGRSQSFSHQQPARSHLMRSGSVMERRAITPPVGSPVGRPLYLPAGDKAVLALDKIAKRECKVLVVPPVK